A single genomic interval of Candidatus Azobacteroides pseudotrichonymphae genomovar. CFP2 harbors:
- a CDS encoding PD-(D/E)XK nuclease family protein, which translates to MKVCFRHNCGLLCKSKIDRIQWDMKEKRVWIIDLKTSSHNQSQFVREVEREMNSYLQQLAYYTMAMKETYHISNDWTSEYYFIYIGSRTCNVYLVRVGEILEDRIWKIDEDICAIYEKIERGENQSRVERIGVDFGTRGR; encoded by the coding sequence TTGAAAGTTTGTTTCAGACATAATTGTGGATTGCTATGCAAATCGAAGATAGACCGTATTCAGTGGGATATGAAAGAAAAGAGGGTATGGATCATTGATCTAAAGACCTCTTCGCACAATCAAAGTCAGTTTGTGAGAGAGGTAGAAAGAGAAATGAACAGCTATCTACAACAATTAGCCTATTATACAATGGCAATGAAAGAAACATATCATATAAGTAATGACTGGACATCTGAGTACTATTTTATCTATATAGGCTCTCGTACATGCAATGTCTATTTAGTTCGTGTGGGAGAAATACTAGAAGACAGAATTTGGAAGATAGATGAAGATATTTGTGCCATCTATGAAAAGATAGAGAGAGGAGAGAATCAGTCTCGGGTAGAGAGGATTGGGGTGGACTTTGGAACAAGAGGTAGGTAG
- a CDS encoding MvaI/BcnI family restriction endonuclease, which translates to MMAKPNRAGLFFHVDDEMVEVRHIDGSIVVSWLLETIEEKFEEKVKNVLLVKANSKKIGMDEYFHFDQAKLLTGGTTKGILRSRFENKQLLIDLRLHDEVTSARNHGTAFRVYERDIENFYEKSIEILL; encoded by the coding sequence ATGATGGCTAAACCCAATAGGGCAGGTTTATTTTTTCATGTCGATGATGAAATGGTTGAAGTTCGTCACATTGACGGCTCAATTGTTGTATCTTGGCTATTGGAAACTATTGAAGAGAAATTTGAAGAGAAAGTAAAAAATGTTTTACTTGTCAAGGCGAATTCTAAAAAGATAGGTATGGATGAATATTTTCATTTTGATCAGGCGAAACTTTTAACAGGTGGAACAACTAAAGGCATTTTGCGAAGTAGGTTTGAGAATAAACAGTTGCTCATTGATTTACGTCTTCACGATGAGGTGACTTCCGCGCGAAATCACGGAACTGCTTTTAGAGTTTATGAAAGAGATATTGAAAATTTCTATGAAAAATCAATAGAAATCCTTCTATAA
- a CDS encoding replication initiation protein, producing MKELQVQEKMVNSIVLNPSLNNKDVIQSYILTTARYDFSVYEKRILYGIVECFQSELTGKKLDKNFSINRKLNEYIDIVLPFSSVLLMNEEDKHHSRVKKALCSLQDKKIIRENDKIWESFALVIKPKVYKHRRIVTFTLHQEVYEALLDFSKGYRKYELKTAMAFQSVYAMRFYELISGQKQALTYSIENLKAMFKLENKYKGLGAFIRYVVEPAQRELDLKSPYSFTYQLEHEKERTNPKGGRKKVVAITFTPVYRSENRNSILEYKDLCRTVVLSDVLLPEEQHFFVSLGFTEQELKSKYYNLLIDVEKARRQGRILITPVLLDYVKTKKNPKTYALKALRNEIRGWKEELSKQNQDKLSKQLQQEVKTFHQDKQSIHYFLKDYLGFSGEELDKVFEYVSTHGDHDCLDELIRSCNKDKDKMKASLQKSIQSIGSVSQRKKALKAAPKTTLKATHEVISLEQKEDQTKEELIVEEETVKGKQIVNVSNQDQEKQEAIQPNVVQSSRGSYIGKFIRNGMKRIRNYFHIH from the coding sequence TAAATAACAAGGATGTTATTCAGTCTTACATTCTGACCACAGCTAGATATGATTTCTCTGTCTATGAAAAACGTATTTTGTATGGGATAGTGGAATGTTTCCAATCTGAACTGACAGGGAAAAAGCTGGATAAGAATTTCTCAATCAATAGGAAGTTAAATGAATATATTGACATTGTTCTTCCATTTTCTTCAGTGTTATTGATGAATGAAGAGGATAAACATCATAGTCGTGTCAAAAAGGCTCTTTGTTCATTACAGGATAAAAAAATAATACGTGAGAACGATAAAATATGGGAATCATTTGCATTAGTTATTAAGCCGAAAGTATACAAACATCGCCGTATTGTAACTTTTACTTTGCATCAGGAAGTCTACGAAGCCTTATTGGATTTTTCTAAAGGTTATAGGAAGTATGAACTGAAAACAGCAATGGCGTTCCAAAGTGTTTATGCTATGAGGTTCTATGAATTAATCTCTGGGCAGAAACAAGCTTTGACCTACAGCATAGAGAACTTAAAGGCTATGTTTAAGTTAGAAAATAAATATAAAGGTCTAGGAGCTTTCATTAGGTATGTTGTAGAACCAGCTCAAAGGGAGCTAGATTTGAAATCTCCATACAGCTTCACCTATCAGCTAGAACATGAGAAAGAACGTACTAATCCCAAAGGAGGCAGGAAGAAAGTTGTGGCTATCACCTTTACCCCTGTCTATCGTTCAGAGAATCGTAATAGCATATTGGAATACAAAGACCTGTGTAGAACAGTTGTTCTTTCAGATGTACTCTTGCCAGAGGAGCAGCATTTCTTTGTTTCATTAGGCTTTACCGAACAGGAACTGAAAAGTAAGTATTATAACTTGCTTATTGACGTAGAGAAAGCAAGGAGACAAGGACGAATATTGATTACTCCTGTTCTTTTGGATTATGTCAAAACTAAGAAGAACCCGAAGACCTATGCTCTCAAAGCTTTGAGGAATGAGATTAGGGGGTGGAAAGAAGAATTGTCTAAGCAGAATCAGGATAAGCTATCTAAGCAATTACAGCAGGAGGTCAAGACATTTCATCAGGATAAGCAAAGTATCCATTACTTTCTCAAAGATTATTTAGGATTTTCAGGAGAAGAACTGGACAAGGTATTTGAATATGTTTCAACGCACGGAGATCATGACTGTTTGGATGAACTGATTCGTTCTTGTAATAAGGATAAGGATAAAATGAAGGCGTCATTACAAAAAAGCATTCAATCCATCGGATCAGTTAGCCAACGAAAGAAAGCCCTTAAGGCTGCTCCTAAGACTACTCTTAAAGCTACTCATGAGGTTATTTCATTAGAACAGAAAGAGGATCAGACGAAGGAGGAGTTAATTGTGGAGGAAGAAACTGTGAAGGGAAAACAGATAGTCAATGTTTCCAATCAAGATCAAGAAAAACAGGAAGCGATTCAGCCTAATGTCGTTCAGTCTAGTAGAGGGTCCTATATAGGGAAATTCATCCGAAACGGGATGAAAAGAATAAGGAACTATTTTCATATCCATTAA
- a CDS encoding MvaI/BcnI family restriction endonuclease, producing the protein MTLEEIQDRLVAIKAQCFIKSLRKHSTGIGKTLETLLGITENNIPLPDLGEIELKAIRRNSKNMITLFTFNKKVWKMDPLDAIKKYGKKDKNGETGHILYDDG; encoded by the coding sequence ATGACACTCGAAGAGATTCAGGATAGATTAGTAGCTATCAAAGCACAATGTTTCATTAAGAGCTTGCGGAAACATTCAACTGGGATTGGTAAAACTCTGGAGACTCTTCTGGGAATTACTGAGAATAATATTCCTTTGCCAGATTTGGGAGAAATAGAGTTGAAAGCTATTCGGAGGAATTCGAAAAATATGATTACGCTCTTTACTTTTAATAAAAAGGTTTGGAAAATGGATCCATTGGATGCTATCAAGAAATACGGAAAAAAAGATAAAAATGGGGAGACTGGGCATATACTATACGATGATGGCTAA
- a CDS encoding DUF805 domain-containing protein has product MMSYKFKTNSMQDILTTIFKTLKGFFSFRGRISRKEFIMSFLTVFLSFCMLGSRFFLLWIVLFWFLFAQRAKRCHDLGHNGWWQFIPLYELWLLCAKGQVGKNEYGEDPQALEEDLSSQKED; this is encoded by the coding sequence ATGATGAGCTATAAATTCAAGACTAACAGTATGCAGGATATATTGACAACCATTTTTAAGACATTGAAAGGATTCTTCTCGTTTAGAGGACGAATCAGTAGAAAGGAGTTTATCATGAGCTTTCTAACTGTTTTTTTAAGCTTTTGTATGCTAGGATCGAGATTCTTCCTTCTGTGGATAGTCTTGTTTTGGTTTCTGTTTGCTCAACGAGCTAAACGTTGCCACGATTTAGGACATAACGGTTGGTGGCAATTTATCCCACTTTATGAACTATGGCTTTTGTGTGCTAAGGGACAGGTAGGAAAGAACGAATACGGTGAAGATCCACAAGCATTGGAAGAAGACTTGTCTTCTCAAAAAGAAGATTAA
- a CDS encoding DNA methyltransferase, whose protein sequence is MLYEQTYSKFLSFKGEPLRQGRQKIHPYPAMLHPLLVDYLIDQYANKNSVILDPFSGSGVSLLQSGLKGYPSYGFDINPFALLISKAKTTNYDLELLEKDIKEIQSEIKKCEKVDIPEIKNIDYWYSQSVQNSLGRIRYCLKHGSYHYPELLKTCFALVCRDQSYTRKGEFKRYRIKADKIEKRKDEVMRRFCNHLETILEVIKESDKEILSPRHFFDTSENIGQYHLEYDLIITSPPYGDSHTTVAYGEFSSFGLEWVNDCINISSEYRIDKQSVGRKRSIAKGLLENKILNDTLELIKHQDESRSIEVLYFFNEYLIILENVLNQLPKNGIACYVVGNRRVKGIEIPTDQITAEMMEKCGMSIKEILVRDISNKVMPSKNSPSNRVGEKDKTMSFEYIVVGNKE, encoded by the coding sequence ATGTTATACGAGCAGACATATAGCAAGTTTTTATCTTTCAAGGGTGAGCCACTTCGTCAGGGGCGACAAAAGATTCATCCTTATCCAGCTATGCTTCATCCTTTGCTCGTAGACTATTTAATTGATCAATATGCCAATAAAAATTCTGTGATTTTAGATCCTTTTTCTGGAAGTGGAGTGTCACTGCTACAATCAGGGTTAAAAGGTTATCCATCCTATGGATTTGATATAAATCCATTTGCCCTATTAATTTCCAAAGCAAAAACAACGAACTACGATTTAGAACTTTTAGAAAAGGACATCAAAGAGATTCAAAGTGAAATTAAAAAATGCGAAAAAGTTGACATACCAGAAATCAAAAATATAGATTACTGGTATAGTCAATCAGTTCAAAATAGCTTGGGTAGGATTCGGTATTGCTTGAAGCACGGTTCATATCATTACCCTGAACTTCTAAAGACTTGTTTTGCTTTGGTATGTCGTGATCAATCCTATACACGGAAGGGAGAGTTTAAACGATATCGTATCAAAGCTGACAAAATAGAGAAGAGGAAAGATGAAGTAATGAGAAGATTTTGTAATCATTTGGAAACTATTTTAGAAGTCATCAAAGAATCAGATAAGGAAATTCTTTCTCCACGTCATTTCTTTGATACTTCAGAAAATATAGGTCAATATCACTTGGAATACGATTTGATTATCACATCGCCTCCCTATGGGGATAGCCATACGACTGTCGCTTACGGTGAATTCTCCAGTTTTGGGTTGGAATGGGTGAATGATTGTATCAATATTTCGTCAGAATATAGGATAGACAAGCAGTCAGTTGGGAGAAAGCGTTCTATTGCAAAAGGACTATTGGAAAATAAGATTTTAAACGATACACTTGAACTGATCAAACATCAAGATGAATCCAGAAGCATCGAAGTCCTATACTTTTTTAATGAGTACTTGATTATTTTAGAAAATGTTTTGAATCAATTGCCGAAGAATGGTATAGCTTGTTATGTGGTTGGGAATAGACGAGTGAAAGGTATTGAAATCCCAACAGACCAGATTACTGCAGAGATGATGGAGAAATGTGGAATGTCTATCAAAGAGATTTTGGTTAGAGATATTTCGAATAAAGTAATGCCGTCAAAAAATTCTCCTAGTAACAGAGTAGGAGAAAAAGACAAAACAATGTCTTTTGAATACATTGTTGTAGGAAACAAAGAGTAG